Proteins found in one Crassostrea angulata isolate pt1a10 chromosome 3, ASM2561291v2, whole genome shotgun sequence genomic segment:
- the LOC128175481 gene encoding solute carrier organic anion transporter family member 4A1-like isoform X2, producing MSMDNGNKKKSRVGEDDEEIEPYGCCCFKPKCLQVFNKIQWNVFWQCIFNFFEGFIVNGVVNVIIPALEKRYSLSSQRSAIIASGNDFGAFIFFVFIGYIGERVHKPKLMAAGVLVMSLGSFVFLLPHFIGEKYHYTLSENNGINNSTGAMCNLDHASEQCETTASDTSSYVGYYAMFILGQMFHGIGAVPMFTIALTYIDENCKHKMTSFYVSLTFCSAAVGVAVGYIVGGQTLEYFVDIDKVPQSAVDLTPNDPQWVGAWWIGIVMSFFAFFFIVLPTLGFPKRLPGYKELQKTKISEAYDSGKNDEATTRPDFGTKFKDIPKAVWLLLKNPTFVFIMLGATIELLVVGGLAVFGAKLIHVLFNVDLTTAGSVMGIITIPGSGGGMLLGGYIPKKLKLRCRGIIRLCFICMAICLLFSPTFLINCPDQPISGLDTPYIKQSGIQGLDANCNKNCGCTTSAFEPICDSNQTVYFSPCHAGCTNVTFVNGEKSYYNCSCISTPNNTSVADAINGSCTEKCQWFYAFCVLLFGIMFFTFMTMSPVVTAIFRCVPDNQRSLALGLQLLIGRLLGTTPGPIFLGYIIDSTCTIWQEDCGKTGSCWTYNKHDLGVRILIWWLALKVVGVIFFYIAYRLYKPPPIEDKSQNMDINTIQNNATKDETKL from the exons ATGTCGATGGACAACGGGAACAAAAAGAAAAGCCGGGTTGGTGAAGACGATGAAGAAATCGAACCGTATGGATGCTGCTGTTTCAAACCAAA atgcctgcaagtcTTCAATAAAATCCAGTGGAACGTCTTCTGGCAGTGCATATTCAACTTTTTTGAAGGATTCATTGTAAATGGCGTCGTCAACGTAATTATTCCAGCGTTGGAGAAGAGATACAGTCTATCCAGTCAACGCTCTGCTATCATCGCGTCTGGAAATGACTTTGGagcttttattttctttgtattcattggGTACATTGGGGAACGTGTGCATAAACCTAAACTAATGGCAGCGGGGGTGTTGGTGATGTCGCTCGGGAGTTTTGTCTTTCTCTTACCTCACTTTATCGGAGAAAAATATCACTATACTCTTTCGG AAAACAATGGGATAAATAACAGTACAGGAGCCATGTGTAATTTAGACCATGCGTCGGAACAATGTGAAACAACTGCGTCAGACACGTCGTCCTATGTCGGGTATTACGCTATGTTCATTTTAGGACAAATGTTCCATGGAATAGGAGCGGTGCCTATGTTTACCATAGCCTTGACATATATTgatgaaaattgtaaacataaaatgacGTCTTTTTACGTCT CCTTGACCTTCTGTTCCGCTGCTGTTGGCGTGGCCGTTGGTTACATTGTTGGAGGTCAAACACTCGAGTATTTTGTGGACATTGATAAAGTTCCTCAATCTGC GGTTGATTTGACCCCGAATGACCCCCAATGGGTAGGAGCCTGGTGGATTGGAATAGTCATGAGCTTTTTCGCCTTTTTCTTTATTGTACTACCGACTTTGGGCTTTCCAAAACGTTTACCAG GATATAAAGAGCTTCAGAAGACGAAAATATCAGAGGCATATGACTCCGGAAAAAACGACGAAGCAACCACAAGACCAGATTTTGGCACGAAATTTAAGGACATTCCAAAAGCAGTTTGGCTGCTG CTAAAGAATCCCACGTTTGTTTTCATCATGCTAGGAGCTACAATAGAATTGCTGGTGGTCGGCGGACTTGCTGTGTTTGGGGCCAAACTTATTCATGTTTTGTTCAACGTTGATTTAACAACCGCGGGAAGTGTTAtgg gTATCATAACTATTCCCGGATCTGGAGGGGGTATGCTTCTGGGAGGGTATATACCCAAGAAACTGAAACTGCGATGTCGTGGAATCATCCGACTATGCTTCATTTGTATGGCTATTTGTCTTTTGTTTTCTCCTACATTTCTTATTAACTGTCCTGATCAACCAATAAGTGGACTGGATACTCCATACATAAAACAGAG TGGTATACAGGGATTGGATGCAAATTGTAACAAAAATTGCGGATGTACAACTTCAGCATTTGAACCAATCTGTGATTCAAACCAAACCGTTTATTTTTCCCCTTGTCACGCAGGTTGCACAAATGTAACGTTTGTTAATGGTGAAAAG TCATACTACAACTGTTCGTGTATATCGACACCAAACAATACTTCCGTTGCTGACGCCATTAACGGAAGCTGCACAGAAAAGTGCCAGTGGTTTTACgctttttgtgttttgttatttGGCATAATGTTTTTCACCTTCATGACAATGTCCCCAGTCGTGACAGCAATTTTCAG ATGTGTTCCCGACAATCAGAGATCTCTAGCATTAGGACTACAGCTTTTAATTGGTCGTCTTTTAG gAACAACTCCAGGACCCATTTTTCTTGGATACATCATTGACAGTACCTGTACAATCTGGCAAGAAGATTGTGGCAAAACCGGCTCGTGTTGGACCTACAACAAACATGACCTTGGTGTGCGCATATTGATTTGGTGGCTGGCTTTAAAAGTCGTTGGGGTTATATTTTTCTACATTGCATACAGACTATATAAGCCACCTCCTATTGAAGACAAGAGTCAAAATATGGACATAAATACAATCCAAAATAATGCTACGAAAGATGAAACCAAGTTGTAG
- the LOC128175481 gene encoding solute carrier organic anion transporter family member 4A1-like isoform X3, which produces MAAGVLVMSLGSFVFLLPHFIGEKYHYTLSENNGINNSTGAMCNLDHASEQCETTASDTSSYVGYYAMFILGQMFHGIGAVPMFTIALTYIDENCKHKMTSFYVSLTFCSAAVGVAVGYIVGGQTLEYFVDIDKVPQSAVDLTPNDPQWVGAWWIGIVMSFFAFFFIVLPTLGFPKRLPGYKELQKTKISEAYDSGKNDEATTRPDFGTKFKDIPKAVWLLLKNPTFVFIMLGATIELLVVGGLAVFGAKLIHVLFNVDLTTAGSVMGIITIPGSGGGMLLGGYIPKKLKLRCRGIIRLCFICMAICLLFSPTFLINCPDQPISGLDTPYIKQSGIQGLDANCNKNCGCTTSAFEPICDSNQTVYFSPCHAGCTNVTFVNGEKSYYNCSCISTPNNTSVADAINGSCTEKCQWFYAFCVLLFGIMFFTFMTMSPVVTAIFRCVPDNQRSLALGLQLLIGRLLGTTPGPIFLGYIIDSTCTIWQEDCGKTGSCWTYNKHDLGVRILIWWLALKVVGVIFFYIAYRLYKPPPIEDKSQNMDINTIQNNATKDETKL; this is translated from the exons ATGGCAGCGGGGGTGTTGGTGATGTCGCTCGGGAGTTTTGTCTTTCTCTTACCTCACTTTATCGGAGAAAAATATCACTATACTCTTTCGG AAAACAATGGGATAAATAACAGTACAGGAGCCATGTGTAATTTAGACCATGCGTCGGAACAATGTGAAACAACTGCGTCAGACACGTCGTCCTATGTCGGGTATTACGCTATGTTCATTTTAGGACAAATGTTCCATGGAATAGGAGCGGTGCCTATGTTTACCATAGCCTTGACATATATTgatgaaaattgtaaacataaaatgacGTCTTTTTACGTCT CCTTGACCTTCTGTTCCGCTGCTGTTGGCGTGGCCGTTGGTTACATTGTTGGAGGTCAAACACTCGAGTATTTTGTGGACATTGATAAAGTTCCTCAATCTGC GGTTGATTTGACCCCGAATGACCCCCAATGGGTAGGAGCCTGGTGGATTGGAATAGTCATGAGCTTTTTCGCCTTTTTCTTTATTGTACTACCGACTTTGGGCTTTCCAAAACGTTTACCAG GATATAAAGAGCTTCAGAAGACGAAAATATCAGAGGCATATGACTCCGGAAAAAACGACGAAGCAACCACAAGACCAGATTTTGGCACGAAATTTAAGGACATTCCAAAAGCAGTTTGGCTGCTG CTAAAGAATCCCACGTTTGTTTTCATCATGCTAGGAGCTACAATAGAATTGCTGGTGGTCGGCGGACTTGCTGTGTTTGGGGCCAAACTTATTCATGTTTTGTTCAACGTTGATTTAACAACCGCGGGAAGTGTTAtgg gTATCATAACTATTCCCGGATCTGGAGGGGGTATGCTTCTGGGAGGGTATATACCCAAGAAACTGAAACTGCGATGTCGTGGAATCATCCGACTATGCTTCATTTGTATGGCTATTTGTCTTTTGTTTTCTCCTACATTTCTTATTAACTGTCCTGATCAACCAATAAGTGGACTGGATACTCCATACATAAAACAGAG TGGTATACAGGGATTGGATGCAAATTGTAACAAAAATTGCGGATGTACAACTTCAGCATTTGAACCAATCTGTGATTCAAACCAAACCGTTTATTTTTCCCCTTGTCACGCAGGTTGCACAAATGTAACGTTTGTTAATGGTGAAAAG TCATACTACAACTGTTCGTGTATATCGACACCAAACAATACTTCCGTTGCTGACGCCATTAACGGAAGCTGCACAGAAAAGTGCCAGTGGTTTTACgctttttgtgttttgttatttGGCATAATGTTTTTCACCTTCATGACAATGTCCCCAGTCGTGACAGCAATTTTCAG ATGTGTTCCCGACAATCAGAGATCTCTAGCATTAGGACTACAGCTTTTAATTGGTCGTCTTTTAG gAACAACTCCAGGACCCATTTTTCTTGGATACATCATTGACAGTACCTGTACAATCTGGCAAGAAGATTGTGGCAAAACCGGCTCGTGTTGGACCTACAACAAACATGACCTTGGTGTGCGCATATTGATTTGGTGGCTGGCTTTAAAAGTCGTTGGGGTTATATTTTTCTACATTGCATACAGACTATATAAGCCACCTCCTATTGAAGACAAGAGTCAAAATATGGACATAAATACAATCCAAAATAATGCTACGAAAGATGAAACCAAGTTGTAG
- the LOC128175481 gene encoding solute carrier organic anion transporter family member 4A1-like isoform X1, translating into MSLDVHDQSETLMSMDNGNKKKSRVGEDDEEIEPYGCCCFKPKCLQVFNKIQWNVFWQCIFNFFEGFIVNGVVNVIIPALEKRYSLSSQRSAIIASGNDFGAFIFFVFIGYIGERVHKPKLMAAGVLVMSLGSFVFLLPHFIGEKYHYTLSENNGINNSTGAMCNLDHASEQCETTASDTSSYVGYYAMFILGQMFHGIGAVPMFTIALTYIDENCKHKMTSFYVSLTFCSAAVGVAVGYIVGGQTLEYFVDIDKVPQSAVDLTPNDPQWVGAWWIGIVMSFFAFFFIVLPTLGFPKRLPGYKELQKTKISEAYDSGKNDEATTRPDFGTKFKDIPKAVWLLLKNPTFVFIMLGATIELLVVGGLAVFGAKLIHVLFNVDLTTAGSVMGIITIPGSGGGMLLGGYIPKKLKLRCRGIIRLCFICMAICLLFSPTFLINCPDQPISGLDTPYIKQSGIQGLDANCNKNCGCTTSAFEPICDSNQTVYFSPCHAGCTNVTFVNGEKSYYNCSCISTPNNTSVADAINGSCTEKCQWFYAFCVLLFGIMFFTFMTMSPVVTAIFRCVPDNQRSLALGLQLLIGRLLGTTPGPIFLGYIIDSTCTIWQEDCGKTGSCWTYNKHDLGVRILIWWLALKVVGVIFFYIAYRLYKPPPIEDKSQNMDINTIQNNATKDETKL; encoded by the exons ATGTCGCTGGACGTACACGACCAATCCGAG ACATTGATGTCGATGGACAACGGGAACAAAAAGAAAAGCCGGGTTGGTGAAGACGATGAAGAAATCGAACCGTATGGATGCTGCTGTTTCAAACCAAA atgcctgcaagtcTTCAATAAAATCCAGTGGAACGTCTTCTGGCAGTGCATATTCAACTTTTTTGAAGGATTCATTGTAAATGGCGTCGTCAACGTAATTATTCCAGCGTTGGAGAAGAGATACAGTCTATCCAGTCAACGCTCTGCTATCATCGCGTCTGGAAATGACTTTGGagcttttattttctttgtattcattggGTACATTGGGGAACGTGTGCATAAACCTAAACTAATGGCAGCGGGGGTGTTGGTGATGTCGCTCGGGAGTTTTGTCTTTCTCTTACCTCACTTTATCGGAGAAAAATATCACTATACTCTTTCGG AAAACAATGGGATAAATAACAGTACAGGAGCCATGTGTAATTTAGACCATGCGTCGGAACAATGTGAAACAACTGCGTCAGACACGTCGTCCTATGTCGGGTATTACGCTATGTTCATTTTAGGACAAATGTTCCATGGAATAGGAGCGGTGCCTATGTTTACCATAGCCTTGACATATATTgatgaaaattgtaaacataaaatgacGTCTTTTTACGTCT CCTTGACCTTCTGTTCCGCTGCTGTTGGCGTGGCCGTTGGTTACATTGTTGGAGGTCAAACACTCGAGTATTTTGTGGACATTGATAAAGTTCCTCAATCTGC GGTTGATTTGACCCCGAATGACCCCCAATGGGTAGGAGCCTGGTGGATTGGAATAGTCATGAGCTTTTTCGCCTTTTTCTTTATTGTACTACCGACTTTGGGCTTTCCAAAACGTTTACCAG GATATAAAGAGCTTCAGAAGACGAAAATATCAGAGGCATATGACTCCGGAAAAAACGACGAAGCAACCACAAGACCAGATTTTGGCACGAAATTTAAGGACATTCCAAAAGCAGTTTGGCTGCTG CTAAAGAATCCCACGTTTGTTTTCATCATGCTAGGAGCTACAATAGAATTGCTGGTGGTCGGCGGACTTGCTGTGTTTGGGGCCAAACTTATTCATGTTTTGTTCAACGTTGATTTAACAACCGCGGGAAGTGTTAtgg gTATCATAACTATTCCCGGATCTGGAGGGGGTATGCTTCTGGGAGGGTATATACCCAAGAAACTGAAACTGCGATGTCGTGGAATCATCCGACTATGCTTCATTTGTATGGCTATTTGTCTTTTGTTTTCTCCTACATTTCTTATTAACTGTCCTGATCAACCAATAAGTGGACTGGATACTCCATACATAAAACAGAG TGGTATACAGGGATTGGATGCAAATTGTAACAAAAATTGCGGATGTACAACTTCAGCATTTGAACCAATCTGTGATTCAAACCAAACCGTTTATTTTTCCCCTTGTCACGCAGGTTGCACAAATGTAACGTTTGTTAATGGTGAAAAG TCATACTACAACTGTTCGTGTATATCGACACCAAACAATACTTCCGTTGCTGACGCCATTAACGGAAGCTGCACAGAAAAGTGCCAGTGGTTTTACgctttttgtgttttgttatttGGCATAATGTTTTTCACCTTCATGACAATGTCCCCAGTCGTGACAGCAATTTTCAG ATGTGTTCCCGACAATCAGAGATCTCTAGCATTAGGACTACAGCTTTTAATTGGTCGTCTTTTAG gAACAACTCCAGGACCCATTTTTCTTGGATACATCATTGACAGTACCTGTACAATCTGGCAAGAAGATTGTGGCAAAACCGGCTCGTGTTGGACCTACAACAAACATGACCTTGGTGTGCGCATATTGATTTGGTGGCTGGCTTTAAAAGTCGTTGGGGTTATATTTTTCTACATTGCATACAGACTATATAAGCCACCTCCTATTGAAGACAAGAGTCAAAATATGGACATAAATACAATCCAAAATAATGCTACGAAAGATGAAACCAAGTTGTAG
- the LOC128175485 gene encoding uncharacterized protein LOC128175485: MTKYRKHGFKSAGNATRYSKGTAAQYLRWTRPNRPPDHDYFCSDHGPDLSHVEREEEVAELTNLHTYKECKEWRLGKRKVELDVLAKGLSACGKCGLPLNLDHTKEIQTYGLGSLLKVQCFNTNCVNINHIPTGKKHDRIWDVNTNVCM, from the exons ATGACGAAATATCGCAAACATGGCTTTAAGTCGGCAGGAAATGCAACCAGATACTCTAAAGGAACAGCTGCACAATATCTGCGTTGGACCAGACCGAATAGACCCCCTGATCACGATTATTTCTGCAGTGATCACG GTCCAGATTTATCACATGTAGAAAGAGAAGAAGAAGTTGCGGAGTTAACTAATCTTCATACCTATAAGGAATGCAAAGAATGGAGACTAGGGAAACGAAAAGTTGAGCTAGATGTGCTAGCAAAAGGACTGAGTGCCTGTGGGAAGTGTGGCTTGCCCCTCAATTTAGACCACACTAAGGAAATCCAGACTTATGGTCTTGGGTCACTTTTAAAA GTACAGTGTTTCAATACAAATTGCGTGAACATCAACCATATTCCAACTGGAAAGAAACATGACCGAATATGGGATGTGAACACAAATGTgtgtatgtaa